The Penaeus vannamei isolate JL-2024 chromosome 15, ASM4276789v1, whole genome shotgun sequence genomic interval atgatcataacaatagttatagtaataatgatgataaggataacacaGTTCCACGTGTGTGTGCTTTCTAATTAAACTGTGATCAGACCTACTCTTCCGTAATAATCAGATGATATAACTCCTACctggaaataataaatagatagaacagGATAATATTGGCGATATGATTGTTAATTAAATATTACATAAACAAaggcaaaatatttttttcctgaaaatCGTAGAGCTGCTGTGAGACACGTATTTTTCAGCGAATATTAAGTTTACCTCATGATTTCGAATCTTATAAACTCTCTAAAGCGCCAATGATCATCTCCTTGAACGTTCATGGGCTTTACAATAGGCAGTTGATATCAGTGGGTTTTACAGTAGGGATTTCCATAGTGATGAAGGCGATATTCCTGAATATTCAGTAGAGATCGGTCAATCAAATCAAAGCTTGAATTAATGACACTTTATAACTGAGAAATTAATTACTTccctgtgatgatgataaaaagcagTACCAATAAGAGGAACAAAAGCAAATGATAATCCTTAATACTGCCTTACACGATTATTGCATGACTTAATCATCAAAGGTGTTTCCAGTTTGtcaaagagaagcgagagaggagcaCGTGCATAGACTCACTCCGAATAAATCTTCTTATTTCGATGATTGTCAGGTAAATATCGCGACTAAATCGATGTACTTGTCCTGTACCTTCATTTCAGGTTTGATTATCTGATATGCCGAGATATGAAAACTTTGTGATTTGGTTAAACGTTCCTTTATTCAAAATGTCTAGCTGTGTTTATCTtaaattttatttgtattatttattctgAGAGTacgcatataggtgtgtgtgtgtgtgtgtgtgtgtgtgtgtgtgtgtgtgtgtgtgtgtgtgtgtgtgtgtgtgtgtgtgtgtgtgtgtgtgtgtgtgtgtgtgtgtgtgtgtgtgtgtgtgtgtgtgtgtgtgtgtgtgtgtgtgtgtgtgtgtgtgtgtgtgtgtgtgtgtgtgtgtgtgtgtgtgtgtaggcctacatGTATGTGCACTACTAGGTACTGGTGTCCCATGTTCCCTTTCAGATGTATCTTATGTTTGCGTTACATACAATTGCCAGTCGCTAAAGAGGTATAGACGAAAGAGGGAATGATGGAAAAgttggaaataaaagagagaggggggatgggggagagaaaaaggcggCGAGGTTAGACTTCTGTCACTTTCCAGCGAAATGTGTTCCGATTTTTTTCTAAAACGAAATTCATTGGATAATACTTTGTCacgcgtttcttttcttttcttggcagCAATGGGAAATAACAAAATTGACTGATTTCTATAATCTTACattaatttattattcatattcttgtcATTATGTTAGCTTATTTACTACAGATATTTGTCGCCTTTATtcttatttagttttattgctgtatcctgtttcctctttctgcGGGATGCACTCAGAGATTCGCTGCTTGCAGGTTGCCTCTCCTGCTTCTCCCGCTGGTGGCCGCAGACCTAGCGCAGCAGGCACCATGGGCGGGCCCCAGCCTATGGCCGGCCAACTACGGCGACCGACAGCCCTCCTTCGCCGACAGGACGGTCGGCTCCCCCGAGCAGGCAGACGAGACAGCGCAGGACACCTCCGGCGCCGTCTCCGACGATGACTTACGCTGCGACCAGCGTCCGATTTACGAGGCGAGAGACGTCGCCCACCTGAAGTCTTGCTCGGGCGCCAATAAACGCAATGATAAGAAGCCTatcgaagaggagatggagggcgaGGGTCGCCCCCGCGGCCCCGAGGTCTTCATCCTGTTCCTGAACGTCAACTGCACCCCGGGGACTGGCCAGCACCCGATCTGCTACAGCTGCATGTGTTCCAGGCAATTTCATTGGGCGAATGAGGCCCAGGCAGACCGATTCCACGACGACATGACCATCCATGCCACGGTGGACTTACCTGGGGAGCGCAGGGCAGGCACCGACAAGAAGGCCGCACCCGACAGGCGCAAAGGCCGGCGTCATGACAAGCAAAATAGTCGGAAAGGCAAGGGCGCCACCAGCCGCTCCGCAAGTGAAAACGAACGAGATAAAAGAGATTcctggaaaaacaaagaaagcagtAGAGATTCCTTGGAAAAGGACGAACGCAGTAGAGATTCCTGGAAAAACAAAGAAGGCAGTAGAGATTcctggaaaaacaaagaaagcagtAGAGATTCCTTGGAAAAGGACGAACGCAGTAGAGATTCCTGGAAAAACAAAGAAGGCAGTAGAGATTCCTTGGAAAACAAAGAAGGCAGTAGAGATTCCTGGAAAAACAAAGAAGGCAGTAGAGATTCCTTGGAAAACAAAGAAGGCAGTAGAGATTCCTGGAAAAACAAAGAAGGCAGTAGAGATTCCTTGGAAAAGGACGAACGCAGTAGAGATTCCTTGGAAAACGAAGAAGGCAATAGAGATTCCTGCAAAAACAAAGAAGGCAGTAGAGATTCCTTGGAAAACGAATAAGGCAGTAGAGATTCGCGAAACAATCGCAAGCACGAGAGGGCTGACGCGGTGCAAAAGTTTGCAAACACGTGTAATAAGTAAGTCGAACTAAGTTATTCAGAAACAGTCAGTTTAATTTACACGGAAGGCAGTTGACAGAAAGGCTTCAGCACTAACAgtttggtataaaaaaaaaaattatgtttttgcAAGGATTTTCGTTTCAGTTTCCCCCTGTACACAATACATACAGAGGGGTTGTAACTTTTTCTACGCCAATGTTGTTTTCCTATATAGTCAGCATCTATTCCATGCTTATACACTAAACCTATTAACCtaggtaattgttttttttttaagttctattCCATTTGCAAGGATGCATTTCTAGCAAGCGCTGTGCTTgcatcacataaaaaaaacattcacctTTAAGTTCTAAATGGCTTACACTGTAAGAGATCCCTTGCTTACTATGTCCAGTTGGatcatttattttcgtttacaATAAAATGTGAAATTTTGCCAGACTTTCACATCCTCAATCCCTacaaagtgataataatggaaacaatattATGTCTTACTAATTACAAATTTTATCAGTGAAATTTGCATAACTTCATTAATTAATCAaattcactctcactcctcaaTCATCATCAGCATAAAAGCATTCGAACCGTGATTCACAATCTCGCCCGTAAGTAATGCTGGGTTGAATCTGGCACAGATGAATATGGTATCACTTTTAAATATAATAAAGTTTGACATCTGGTAACTActttattgaaatcattatcggTCAACCATATACAATACTGAGAGCAGACAAAATTGATttctgaaaatgaataaaatgctGATAAAAGTGGATGATTAAGACAAaacatagtatgtatatacatataaatatgtatataaatatatatatatatatatatatatatatatatatatatatatatatatatatatatatatatatatatatctgtgtgtgtgtgtgtgtgtgtgtgtgtgtgtgtgtgtgtgtgtgcgtgtgtgtgtgtgtgtgtgtgtgtgtgtatatgtatgtatatatatatatatatatatatatatatatatatatatatatatatatatatatatgaaagatggaataaaacactatcgcactgatatgatgaataaataacctctccgatagggactcaaACCCTCACTTTgaaggcaggtaactgcaagacgaatgcttggagctagttagctcctagttgcacacagTTATTAGTGGGTCGCGCAGCTCTGCGGTAGAGcattcgtcttgcagttaccgGCCTGCAAAGTGAGGGaactgaatggaaaaacactctaccgtgttgatactatggtagaaaaaacacaatgcacaaactagcttTACTggtgaaaatgagacaacagtttcggaatcgtcctcgattccatctccatatgtgtgtgtacatgataaacgtgtgtgtgtatgtttatacatacatacatacatacatacatacatacatacatacatacatatatatataatatatatatatatatatatatatatatatatatatatatatatatatatatatatatatatatatatatatatatatatatatatatatatatatatatatatatatatatatatatatgtgtgtgtgtctgtgtgtgtgtaagtgtgtgtttgtgtgtgtgtgtgtgtgtgtatatatatatataaatatatatatatatatatatatatatatataaatatatatatatatatatgtatgtatgtatgtatgtatgtgtgtgtgtgtgtgtgtgtgtgtgtgtgtgtgtgcacatctgtgtgtgtcggtgtgtgtgtttatgcacacctgtgtgtgacggtgtgtgcatgtattatacatatgtgtgtgtctgtgtttacatgtgtataaatatgtgtgtgtacgtatgtgtgtgttttattcaacCACCTCGCTGCACCGACTCCCACCCGTTCGTGGTGGAGGCCGTCGCGGatcccgcctccttcccttccgcgaACGGCCGGACGTAAACAACATGGGAGGCAACAGCTGATGCTGATTAGGCCATGAGTGGTTATCTCCGGACGAGCTTTTGCAGACACGTGTCATCGATTCTTATCAATGTGATGTAGCAGTACATTGTATTGAGGGAAATAGGTGGTTATTTTATAGTTTTCAGTTGATAGTGAATAATTATGTTTTAAAAGTCGTAACATTTTGATACTTGGTCCTTAGACATATCCGAAAACGTTAAAGAATATCCTTATTACATAGAGAAAAAGTAATCAATCATGTTATCCATACCATTTAGGTTGCAGTGATAGGCGGTTTACGGCAGAAAGTCCCTGTGCTGCTGCCTCATGCTCCCGTAAGTAGCAGTCATTAAACGTGTAGAATAATAGGAAGTTGCAACGGATCTTGCTGACCTTACAGAATAGTTCTGGCCAACGGATTGTAATGATTTTCTTATCAATGGAATCTCACACTCTACTATCCAAATGTATAGAAATTATTGGGCAGAAACTCCCCAAGCCACCGCATTCTTGGCTCCGATAAcaggggaaggcatgaaaggtaccagggaaattgggtaaatttggaaaaagacgCCACCAACTTCAGGAGGAAACTAGATTCGTTCAATTTCTATTGTTTTGATTCTGGTGATTCTGGTGTTTGTTTCCATCGGAAATGGCTAGATTGTCTTTTCCATACCAGAGTTGCGCCACTCTTGATATCATGCATGTACACTATGGAATTCTCATTCTCTGCTGTAATCACGTTACCGATTTAGTCACAATATTGTATAATGCAGgtggctgtgccccctgcaatcccctccaccccccaccccatgggGGGCTActgctccccaacccccaccccagaaAGCAAAGAATCTttcacgtattcacggcaggagaaaGCGTCGGACAGACTTGGCATCGGGCGGTCCCGCATGTCAGCTGTAGTTATGAAAATTATACACTGCagagggctgtgccccctgcgacccccttgttggggggggggggcagctgccccccctcccccgcccaggtAAACAAataatcctccatgtattcacagcaggagagagcgtcggacaaaGTCAGCATTGGGCTCTTCCTCATGCCATTCATACGCACTGTACATTTAGTCACTTCagtgaaaataaatataagacaTACCTATGCAGAGGAGGGGCCAGGGTGAGGGTCCTCGATGTCAATGGAGCGGCTTGCGAGAGCGGGAGCGCCGGAGCGGTCTGCGTGAGCACGAGCGACGCGACAGCAGGTTGCAGGGCACTTAGAGGCTGGAACTCCGTGTTCATGTAATAGTTTCAAGCTAGCCTCATCGTCttcaaaataattttttataaCTTGAAATGGTTTGATACGACATCCTGCACACACGGAAATCATGGtgagactaatttgaaaattgatTTTCATGGTTTCTATTTtagctaatgttcattcattggctGTTTCCCTTGTGAATTCTTTTCCCATTGGCTATTAAATCAACCGCCAGACAATTGATCTATGAAATCGTGACACTAGCCGTGATGTCACAGGCGAGATAACAGGAACAGTACAGgtacgagagaccccgcgcatgagtagtggagaatttggtcagtacTCCTGCAGCTCCTGTGTGAATCTTACctcgttatattattatttttatttattttgaaaatgaaaCAATTTCGTTATTATTGAAGACAACTTCTTTATTAATGGAAAGTAATgtgaattatcattgttattttcattgtggattatattattagtgttatttaaccctgcattttccctggaacctgtcatgccctcccctgctattggggccaagtttgtcgctaacgggggggtttccaCGTCATAAagcctacatatttgcattgtatagagtgagaggaatccaacgatactaaTATTGCCGATGTCCGATTGGCATACATAAGCTATAAAATTACCAAATATAGATGATATACATGGATCAGTTACCTTATTttctaatgcagggggctgtcCCCCCCAGAGACCTATCATGTCCCCCAAGTTTCAATCAGGAAAACGAttaatcctccacatattcacagaAGACAGCATTGGATAGACTTGCCTTCAGGCGCTCCTGTATGTCACTTGTCATGgatacatggaggattctttgagTTGCGGGGGTTAGGGAGCAGTACCTCTCCATGGGGGGTTTGCATGGTGCAtagccccctgcattagacaacatagtgatcgattctgtgtatattgtttattttttaccctGTATATTGTTCATTGTTTATccttggtacctttcatgcccttcaCTAATATCAGGGCCTAGATTGTTGCTAGTGGGAGGGGTTCCGCAAAATGATTTCTACATCATTGGATACGAGAGAGTGATAGGAATCCATTGAATCCATCAACGAttcaatggattcctctcactttctagtatccaaatatatagaaattattatgCTGAAACCCCCAAATCCCCATTTTATTATGACAATCGGACTTACTGGgcaatatttattattgttagatAAAAACAAATTAGATGACCATTTCTAATGCAATCACAGTCAGTAATCTTGATTAAGGTAAGATCTGATAGCAGGGAAGGGCATGAAGTATAACAGAGAAATGACAGAGTAAAACAGGCTGAAATAAGAATAGAGAATAAAGATGTGTAAAATGAGCACAAAAAGATGCTTTAAATCTGCTAGTGCAACTCTGTAGAAGTACCCACCATCTTTGAATGTCTATAGACCGCCAACTTTCAAAAAGCCCCTCGGGAATGCAACCTGTCTTTCAGTAAAACCTATGGAAATTAACACTTTCCAAACCACCAGTGGTTATCTTACAATAATAATTTTTGGGGGCATTTATGGTACTTGATGGGTTCACATATCAAGCTGTGATAGTTACTAATGTCTATTTCCTCTGCATAACCACTATAATTTTTTAGAAATGACCCAGAATCAACGCAACACTGGAAGCGAAACATTTCTCACCAGCGCTTTGTCAGGGAATGGTGTCTCAGACAGTCAAATATCACATTGGCGAAATGACACTTTCACAGGTTTTTGTatagaataacataaataacTATTAAAATATGTTAAAGAagttcaataaaaaaaagtatgtacAAAATGTATGAATTAGGAAAAGAAGACATTGGAAATTTCAAAATAATTGTTTTTCCAAGTGTGTAGTTTTATATGAACAAGTTGACAGTTTTACCCTGCAAtatccctggtacctttcatgctttCCCCTGTTGTCGGGgaatgagaggaatccatcaatacTAAAATCATCACGATCCATTATGTGATACTATTGTATAGAATTACGAAGAGGATTACCTTTTTTGTgatttataatggtaatactgatattcCTTACATTGCTTTCACTGATATGTGGCAGTACTTAGTAGCTTTACATAAAGTACTTTTCAGTTGTTTTTTAGTTGTAGTGAGAGCAGGTATTATGAGGTGATATTTTTAAGGAATCATGATGTGTATTTCTCATAATTAGAGGGGTCAGATGTTGCAAAACTTGTTAAGAGTTTATGAAAATATGTTAGTCATTTGTGTTTGTTCATGTCATATTTCACTGGtcactattatttatttgttttccagATATGAGTAAAGGATATAGGCCTACTATCATGACAAGAGTATTAGCTTTAAAGTTTTCAAAGAACAACATGGTCACCAAGGGATATTGGGTATCATTAGTGGTTGTGCTGAGTTTAACTGCATTCAGCCTGGGTAGTGAAGAGTGTCAAGGCATGAAGGATGGTGAAACTAAGCCTGAAGCAAGTGATGGCAGTACATGTGGATGTGCAGCAACTAGCAGACAAAAGATTGAAAATCCCGACTCTTCCACTACgaaagaagaaccagaagaagcGCCAAATTTCAAATACACTTTGGAAGCCAACAGGGTGCCAAGCATCCCCAATATCCACCACATGGTCAAGATTCCTGGAGGAGAGTTCATCATGGGGACAAACGAGCCGGTTTTTGAAGCTGATGGGGAACATCCTGCAAGGAGGGTTAAGGTCAAGGAATTTTATATGGACACCTATGAAGTTTCAAATATGGCATTTGAATTATTTGTCAAAGCTACTGGATATAAGAcagaggtaatttttttttttttttttatgcatcccTTGGCATTATTgccatgttttctttatttttctcttcttttctttcttaaattgTGTCAAAAATAGTTATTGTATACTGGTTATTAAACAGTAAAAAATTATGAGATAATTGTTGTTAGCTAAAACATTGATTGATATGATTTCATATATAATTGCCCTGCAGGCTGAGACCTTTGGGGATTCCTTTGTGTTGGAAGGAGAATTGTCGGAAGCTATTAGATCCACTCTGACCAATGCCGTGGCAGCTGCCCCCTGGTGGGTTCCTGTGAAAGGCGCTGACTGGCGTCACCCAGAGGGGCCAGATTCCAACATCTCAGGTACAatagattttttctctttatatatgatttacttttctatttttttgcagTTCAAATATAAGTGTATTGCCTGGTCAGGATTTGGATGGAATCGGAATTTAAGGcctgtacttttaaaaccttttgccagGGGTGCCATTCAATTTCGCCGGGCAAACAGGAATTTCATACTGTTAAAAGTAAGGCAAGTGTTCACCAGGTGATTTTACACCAGGGCTGGCGTTcagtcgtattggaacagcctggcaaAGCAAAGTCACAAGTGCCCTTCCTTTCCCGTAATTGAATAACATTTTTTTGCTTTCAAATTACAAATTAGTAATATATTTGTGTAAgatatgatataggaatcac includes:
- the LOC113817674 gene encoding protein FAM133; this translates as MIVRLPLLLLPLVAADLAQQAPWAGPSLWPANYGDRQPSFADRTVGSPEQADETAQDTSGAVSDDDLRCDQRPIYEARDVAHLKSCSGANKRNDKKPIEEEMEGEGRPRGPEVFILFLNVNCTPGTGQHPICYSCMCSRQFHWANEAQADRFHDDMTIHATVDLPGERRAGTDKKAAPDRRKGRRHDKQNSRKGKGATSRSASENERDKRDSWKNKESSRDSLEKDERSRDSWKNKEGSRDSWKNKESSRDSLEKDERSRDSWKNKEGSRDSLENKEGSRDSWKNKEGSRDSLENKEGSRDSWKNKEGSRDSLEKDERSRDSLENEEGNRDSCKNKEGSRDSLENE
- the LOC113817671 gene encoding formylglycine-generating enzyme, encoding MSKGYRPTIMTRVLALKFSKNNMVTKGYWVSLVVVLSLTAFSLGSEECQGMKDGETKPEASDGSTCGCAATSRQKIENPDSSTTKEEPEEAPNFKYTLEANRVPSIPNIHHMVKIPGGEFIMGTNEPVFEADGEHPARRVKVKEFYMDTYEVSNMAFELFVKATGYKTEAETFGDSFVLEGELSEAIRSTLTNAVAAAPWWVPVKGADWRHPEGPDSNISDRMDHPVVHVSWNDAVAYCKWMDKRLPTEAEWERACRAGKRERLFPWGNKLTPKDEFRANIWQGEFPNFDSGEDGYPGRCPITAFPTNDYGLKNIVGNVWEWTADWWGISHSPGLKVDPRGPKSGEDKVKKGGSYMCTKEYCYRYRCAARSQNTPDSSAGNLGFRCAASQLPDYIKE